A part of Pectinatus sottacetonis genomic DNA contains:
- a CDS encoding TIGR02677 family protein, with protein MVEQSTLKRISETAYLNQENTWRYRSIIHFCYKKHERMQTYIYPEEIYQYLREDDHFKEYTSEQLNQDLNQLVQWHNLSAQQETANMNTIDDFKKKKLRYQCTPYTVEIERMIQNLQKIGSEFGGSLEITQFDRLLHSITMLLDKGNDLSAENLNQTWNDLCHYFKTMVQNAADYLAHVKSEKVEERMKTSEFIIYKDKFTHYLQNFMIGLQHSSLQIEAVFKRNDAVKEKNIIDKIANYQLNYRLGEEKSAKEYFEEYMEQYLAIKEWFLGAQYRESELRVLYGETMETIRRITRFAKRLAERHQAFRSRKNDYIYLSRWFLRLGTQQEAAKLSAVLFGTVQMRHFYAKPRSSDSFDILMQEEAPTVIEMKPRTKTYREKSKQQAMTEYAAEKRLVLQKYREQQIVHDELIDKLIHHDSIDLAELPKISTAVRKTLLGWITRCLQQETRQIQTQTGRQVKLLWDNNTIETIVLKSDDGEFVLPKMKLQVTAARMKNYG; from the coding sequence ATGGTAGAGCAAAGTACTTTAAAAAGAATATCGGAAACAGCCTATTTAAATCAGGAGAATACCTGGCGATACCGCAGTATCATTCATTTTTGTTATAAAAAACATGAGCGGATGCAGACATATATTTATCCAGAAGAAATATATCAATATTTGCGGGAAGATGACCATTTTAAGGAATATACAAGTGAACAGCTTAACCAGGATTTAAATCAGCTGGTACAATGGCATAATTTATCGGCACAGCAGGAAACTGCTAATATGAATACAATTGATGATTTCAAAAAGAAAAAATTACGTTATCAGTGTACACCATACACCGTAGAAATAGAACGTATGATTCAGAATCTGCAAAAGATTGGCAGTGAATTTGGCGGATCGCTGGAAATAACGCAGTTTGATAGACTTCTGCATTCTATAACAATGCTTTTAGATAAGGGAAATGATTTAAGTGCCGAGAATTTAAATCAGACTTGGAATGATTTATGTCATTATTTTAAAACGATGGTGCAAAATGCTGCCGATTATTTGGCGCATGTTAAAAGTGAAAAAGTTGAAGAACGCATGAAAACAAGTGAATTTATTATTTATAAGGATAAATTTACTCATTATTTGCAAAACTTCATGATAGGTTTGCAGCATTCGTCATTGCAGATTGAGGCAGTATTTAAAAGAAATGACGCAGTAAAAGAGAAAAATATAATAGATAAAATAGCTAATTATCAGCTTAATTATCGGCTTGGTGAAGAAAAGTCAGCAAAAGAGTACTTTGAGGAATACATGGAACAGTATTTGGCGATAAAAGAGTGGTTTTTGGGCGCCCAGTATCGTGAAAGTGAGTTGCGGGTACTATATGGGGAAACGATGGAAACAATAAGGCGGATAACACGTTTTGCCAAAAGGTTAGCTGAACGTCATCAGGCCTTTCGCAGCCGCAAAAATGATTACATATATTTGTCCCGCTGGTTTTTACGGTTAGGAACACAGCAGGAAGCAGCCAAACTTAGTGCGGTATTATTCGGTACTGTACAGATGCGGCATTTTTATGCAAAGCCGCGTAGTAGTGATAGTTTTGATATACTGATGCAGGAGGAAGCTCCCACGGTTATCGAGATGAAACCGCGAACAAAAACATATCGGGAAAAAAGTAAACAGCAGGCTATGACTGAATATGCAGCAGAAAAAAGACTGGTTTTACAAAAGTATCGTGAACAGCAAATAGTGCATGATGAATTAATCGATAAACTAATTCATCATGATAGTATTGATTTGGCTGAATTGCCTAAAATATCCACTGCTGTGCGTAAAACTCTGCTGGGCTGGATAACACGCTGCCTGCAGCAGGAAACCCGTCAGATTCAGACTCAGACGGGACGACAGGTGAAATTGCTATGGGATAATAATACTATTGAAACCATTGTATTAAAAAGTGATGATGGTGAATTTGTTTTACCGAAAATGAAATTGCAGGTAACGGCGGCGAGGATGAAAAATTATGGATAA
- the scpB gene encoding methylmalonyl-CoA decarboxylase, with protein sequence MALVQKEVRDNVGIITLDNPKKLNALSREMVDDIISAFDDFEAQRIPVIILKASEGMKVWSAGHDVKELPRKMRDPLSYYDSLERLLRTVEKYFGPVIAVVHGSVWGGACDLTMTCDMVVADDTASFAMTPVKMGVPYNLTGILHFMNRLPINIAKEMFFTASPLPAKKAAEIGIINHLVPEEDLLKVAMDIAKTVMSRSQLSVEVIKEQFRILSKAFPINPADFERVQGLRRKVYDSHDYEEAITAFLEKRPPCFNGK encoded by the coding sequence ATGGCATTAGTACAAAAAGAAGTTCGGGATAATGTGGGGATTATTACTTTGGATAATCCTAAAAAGCTGAATGCTCTCAGCAGAGAAATGGTAGATGATATAATTAGTGCATTTGATGATTTTGAAGCGCAGAGGATACCAGTTATTATTTTGAAAGCATCTGAAGGAATGAAAGTCTGGTCCGCAGGACATGATGTAAAAGAACTGCCGCGTAAGATGAGAGATCCGTTAAGTTATTATGATTCTTTGGAAAGACTGTTAAGGACTGTAGAAAAATATTTTGGACCTGTAATAGCGGTTGTTCATGGCAGTGTTTGGGGTGGAGCTTGTGATTTGACTATGACCTGTGATATGGTTGTGGCTGATGATACGGCAAGTTTTGCAATGACTCCTGTAAAAATGGGAGTACCATATAATCTTACTGGTATTCTTCATTTTATGAATAGATTGCCAATTAATATTGCTAAGGAAATGTTTTTTACAGCATCGCCACTGCCTGCTAAAAAAGCAGCAGAAATTGGTATTATAAACCATCTGGTACCGGAAGAAGATCTTTTGAAGGTTGCGATGGATATAGCTAAAACAGTGATGTCACGTTCTCAGTTGTCTGTGGAAGTTATCAAGGAACAGTTTCGTATTTTGTCTAAAGCTTTCCCAATTAATCCAGCTGATTTTGAACGTGTTCAGGGATTGCGGCGTAAAGTATATGATAGCCATGATTATGAAGAAGCTATTACAGCCTTTTTGGAAAAAAGACCACCATGTTTTAATGGTAAATAA
- a CDS encoding universal stress protein translates to MDTKNFLVAVDGSENSMIALQQAIEIAEKFKAKLYVIYVKNRNVPVVDSYLLEELIESNNRYSKAILDNAVKKVPDSVDVEGIMEIGDPADQILKLVKEKSIDMVIIGSRGLGTIEGKIFGSVSQKVIQDAKCCVLVCKKESKLF, encoded by the coding sequence ATGGATACCAAAAATTTTTTAGTGGCGGTCGACGGTTCTGAAAACTCAATGATTGCGTTGCAGCAGGCAATAGAAATTGCTGAGAAATTTAAAGCTAAGCTGTATGTAATTTATGTAAAGAATCGTAATGTCCCAGTTGTCGATTCATATCTGTTAGAAGAACTTATTGAATCAAATAATCGTTATTCTAAAGCGATACTTGACAATGCAGTAAAAAAAGTACCGGATAGTGTAGATGTTGAAGGTATTATGGAGATAGGTGATCCAGCAGACCAAATACTAAAGTTAGTAAAAGAAAAGTCTATTGACATGGTTATTATTGGGTCGCGTGGTTTAGGAACAATAGAGGGAAAAATTTTTGGCAGCGTAAGTCAAAAAGTCATTCAAGATGCAAAATGCTGTGTGTTGGTATGTAAAAAAGAAAGTAAGCTGTTTTAA
- a CDS encoding replication/maintenance protein RepL, translated as MARRTNVTKYKENPFLKETTLQSIQGNRTITGTGEQSDTRLVVTSDTEEIKEMTGFYTKVEVDKTHFLKIYSLGIRTLTGLSSAGMKTFSIIYNIIILNKQYTKDTILLNYDMLEDEQQATCSRATFYRGLKDLLKKNFIAETLISGVYFINPTYIYNGNRLALVNEYILKENNTELEKRSKNK; from the coding sequence ATGGCGAGACGTACTAATGTAACAAAGTACAAAGAAAATCCTTTTCTGAAAGAAACTACACTTCAAAGCATACAAGGTAATAGGACAATAACTGGCACAGGAGAACAAAGTGATACTAGACTTGTCGTTACTTCTGATACTGAAGAAATAAAAGAAATGACTGGATTTTATACGAAAGTCGAAGTTGATAAAACTCACTTTTTAAAAATATATTCATTAGGAATAAGAACACTTACAGGTTTATCAAGTGCCGGTATGAAAACATTTTCTATTATTTATAACATTATTATTCTAAATAAGCAATATACTAAAGATACTATACTGCTTAATTATGACATGCTAGAAGATGAACAACAAGCAACCTGTAGTAGAGCTACTTTTTATCGTGGCCTAAAAGATTTATTAAAAAAGAATTTTATCGCTGAAACACTAATATCAGGCGTATATTTTATAAATCCAACTTACATTTATAATGGTAATAGATTAGCATTAGTAAATGAATATATACTGAAAGAAAATAATACAGAACTAGAAAAAAGGAGTAAAAATAAATGA
- a CDS encoding transposase family protein — MDYIKEKFAIIEDNKHSSYVEHSLTDILTIIMCAVLCGLDELADITTYA; from the coding sequence ATGGATTATATCAAAGAAAAATTTGCAATAATAGAAGATAACAAACATTCAAGCTATGTAGAACATAGTTTAACAGATATACTTACTATAATAATGTGTGCCGTATTGTGTGGATTAGATGAACTGGCAGATATAACAACTTATGCATAA
- the ltrA gene encoding group II intron reverse transcriptase/maturase produces MQRKQKTNKMDCPCKGMLETDSSKGAQSMTSLGTATKNRVNLLEIILSPANLNEAYLRVKRKKGAAGVDGMKVDEMYGWLKEHKEEFLESLKNGKYKPQPVRRVEIPKPDGGKRKLGIPTVLDRVIQQAIMQVLQPIFEQTFSDNSYGFRPGKSAHLAIKQAEAYYKEGYTKIVDLDLAQYFDTVNHDMLINMLREEIQDERAIALIRKYLKSGVMEGGIISPTMAGTPQGGNLSPLLSNIYLTKFDKLLESRGHKFVRYADDCNIYVKTPRAAKRVMESCINYLEGKLKLKVNRKKSKIGSPLREKFLGFSLHKVVGKIGIRPHQNVIRKFKQKVKEITGRSRGRSIESILLELKNYTIGWLNYFSISDMRSRIQDLNQWIRRRLRMYLWKQWKKISARFKNLNRLGLYKGKAWEYANTRLGYWRIANSPILGKTLTDKYLESLGYMNIAKKYEMFHSR; encoded by the coding sequence ATGCAAAGAAAGCAGAAAACCAATAAAATGGACTGCCCTTGTAAGGGTATGTTGGAAACAGATAGTAGCAAGGGAGCGCAGAGCATGACATCGCTGGGAACTGCAACAAAGAACCGTGTGAACCTGTTAGAAATAATCCTAAGTCCGGCAAATCTCAATGAAGCCTATCTCAGGGTAAAGCGAAAGAAAGGCGCAGCCGGAGTAGATGGCATGAAAGTTGACGAAATGTACGGATGGTTAAAAGAACATAAGGAAGAATTCCTTGAATCGCTAAAGAACGGGAAATATAAACCACAGCCGGTACGGCGGGTAGAAATACCTAAGCCAGACGGAGGGAAAAGAAAGCTTGGCATACCAACAGTACTGGACAGAGTAATACAACAAGCAATAATGCAGGTACTACAGCCAATTTTCGAACAGACATTCTCAGACAACAGTTATGGATTCAGACCGGGAAAGAGTGCGCACCTGGCCATAAAACAGGCGGAAGCCTATTATAAAGAAGGATACACTAAAATAGTGGACCTTGACCTTGCACAGTACTTTGACACGGTAAATCATGACATGCTCATAAACATGCTCCGAGAAGAAATACAGGATGAGCGCGCAATAGCACTCATCCGAAAATATTTAAAGAGCGGAGTAATGGAAGGCGGAATAATAAGCCCGACAATGGCAGGAACGCCGCAGGGAGGAAACCTGTCACCATTACTGTCTAACATCTATCTTACAAAATTTGACAAACTGCTAGAAAGCAGGGGACATAAATTTGTAAGATACGCCGATGACTGTAACATCTATGTAAAAACGCCAAGAGCGGCAAAACGTGTAATGGAGAGCTGTATAAACTATCTTGAAGGAAAACTGAAACTAAAAGTCAACCGGAAGAAAAGTAAAATAGGCAGCCCATTGCGGGAAAAGTTTTTAGGATTTTCTCTGCACAAAGTAGTAGGGAAAATAGGAATCAGGCCACACCAAAATGTAATCCGGAAATTCAAGCAAAAGGTGAAAGAAATAACCGGCCGCAGTCGCGGCCGGTCAATAGAAAGCATCTTGCTTGAATTAAAAAATTATACAATAGGCTGGCTTAATTACTTTTCCATAAGCGATATGCGCAGCAGAATACAAGATTTAAACCAGTGGATTAGGCGTAGATTGAGAATGTATCTGTGGAAACAGTGGAAGAAAATTTCCGCGAGATTTAAAAATCTGAATCGATTAGGATTGTACAAAGGCAAGGCGTGGGAGTATGCCAATACAAGACTGGGGTACTGGCGCATCGCAAACAGTCCAATATTAGGCAAAACACTAACAGATAAATATCTTGAGTCGCTTGGTTATATGAATATAGCCAAGAAATATGAGATGTTTCATTCACGTTAA
- the tnpC gene encoding IS66 family transposase translates to MTQLEASMKKRITTLEEENLRLKEQVAYLRKHVFGRKTEKTAVICEDQLSLFDEAEQQTKKTAPEPEIQIIKEHKRKKYSGQKKELLENLPHEKKIITLPEDKRICNRCQSNLVSMGEEFIRSELEYIPAKVKVIDLYRETFECRTCRKNEHFSIEKPQIPASVIPHSIATPSAIAHTMQQKYEYAVPLYRQEKQWQQLGIKLNRATLANWIVLAAQEWLLPIIKKMHEYLLQEKVIHADETPVQIMGEKNRKNTAKSYMWLYSSGKYDPIHNIRIFEYQPGRKGDYAQNFLQGYNGYLHTDAYIGYEKVENIKHCLCWAHARRYFVEAIPSDTDELSGTIAQESIKQINKLFAIEKLLIKEPIQNRQNIMAHLSRQKSKDFIMNLKPWHSLSALLDSTA, encoded by the coding sequence ATGACACAGCTGGAAGCTTCAATGAAAAAACGCATAACAACATTAGAAGAAGAAAACCTGCGTCTTAAAGAACAGGTTGCTTATCTACGCAAACATGTATTTGGCCGTAAAACAGAAAAAACAGCTGTTATTTGTGAAGATCAATTAAGCCTGTTTGACGAAGCAGAACAGCAAACAAAGAAAACTGCCCCCGAACCAGAAATACAGATAATAAAAGAACATAAACGCAAAAAATATTCCGGGCAGAAAAAAGAACTGCTGGAAAACCTGCCACATGAAAAGAAAATTATAACACTACCCGAAGATAAAAGAATTTGTAACCGCTGCCAAAGTAACCTTGTCTCCATGGGTGAAGAATTTATCCGCAGCGAATTAGAATATATCCCAGCTAAAGTAAAAGTAATAGACCTTTACCGGGAGACATTTGAATGCCGCACTTGCCGAAAAAATGAACACTTCAGTATAGAAAAACCACAAATACCAGCATCCGTAATACCACATAGTATAGCCACACCGTCAGCAATAGCTCATACCATGCAGCAAAAATATGAATATGCAGTACCGCTTTACCGTCAGGAAAAACAATGGCAGCAATTAGGCATAAAACTAAACAGAGCAACGCTTGCCAACTGGATAGTTTTAGCAGCACAAGAGTGGCTGCTGCCCATAATAAAAAAAATGCATGAATATCTTTTACAAGAAAAAGTTATTCATGCAGACGAAACACCAGTACAAATAATGGGCGAAAAAAACCGTAAAAACACAGCAAAATCCTATATGTGGCTGTATAGCAGCGGTAAATATGACCCAATACATAACATCCGGATATTCGAATACCAGCCAGGAAGAAAAGGCGATTATGCCCAAAACTTTCTCCAAGGATATAACGGGTATTTGCACACCGATGCCTATATTGGCTATGAAAAAGTAGAAAACATAAAACATTGTCTGTGCTGGGCCCATGCCAGAAGATACTTCGTTGAAGCAATACCTTCTGACACTGATGAACTTTCCGGGACAATAGCACAAGAAAGCATAAAACAAATAAATAAACTGTTTGCCATAGAAAAACTATTAATAAAAGAACCCATACAAAACAGGCAAAATATAATGGCTCACTTGTCAAGACAGAAATCTAAAGATTTTATAATGAACCTTAAGCCGTGGCATAGTCTATCAGCATTGCTGGATAGTACAGCGTAG
- a CDS encoding IS3 family transposase, whose amino-acid sequence MDLTTKVNLVRNLLTTKELPAQKGAELLEVNRTSIYYKGTPVSEEELACKAIIDRIHTDNPAWGARQISSQLKNLGYLVGRRKARRYMTEMGIDAIYPKMNLSKRMQQAKVCPYLLRNAVISRPNQAWSIDITYIPIKRGFLYLTAVIDWYSRCIVGWEVDDTLDTRMVIHALGKAFRVAKPLILNSDQGCQFTSNEYIEFLKGNNIRQSMDGKSRWADNIMIER is encoded by the coding sequence TTGGACCTGACTACGAAAGTAAATTTAGTCCGAAACCTTTTGACGACTAAGGAACTTCCAGCTCAAAAAGGCGCTGAATTACTTGAAGTAAATCGTACTAGCATTTATTACAAAGGAACGCCAGTTTCAGAAGAAGAGCTTGCATGTAAGGCCATTATAGACCGTATTCATACGGATAATCCCGCTTGGGGCGCACGTCAAATATCATCTCAACTTAAAAACCTCGGTTATTTAGTAGGGCGCAGGAAAGCACGCCGATATATGACGGAAATGGGAATTGACGCGATATATCCGAAGATGAATCTTTCAAAGCGCATGCAGCAGGCAAAGGTATGTCCTTACTTACTACGTAATGCCGTAATATCTCGGCCAAATCAAGCCTGGTCAATAGACATCACCTATATTCCCATCAAGCGAGGATTCCTTTATTTGACTGCTGTCATCGATTGGTATAGCCGATGTATTGTTGGCTGGGAGGTAGATGATACATTGGATACAAGAATGGTCATTCATGCACTTGGAAAAGCTTTTAGAGTTGCCAAGCCACTAATTTTAAATTCAGATCAGGGGTGTCAATTCACCAGCAATGAATATATTGAATTTCTCAAAGGGAATAACATCCGTCAAAGCATGGATGGAAAGAGCCGATGGGCTGACAATATTATGATTGAACGTTGA
- a CDS encoding transposase, translating into MSRKRRNFTAKFKSDLVLELLKGEKDLNSVATENSIQPNLLRNWKKEFLDKASVVFDDSREENIREKLDEERKEKEEYAKKVGQLTMQVDWLKKIYRTPWT; encoded by the coding sequence ATGTCTCGGAAAAGAAGAAATTTCACAGCAAAATTCAAATCGGATCTTGTTCTTGAACTGCTCAAGGGTGAGAAAGATCTCAACTCGGTAGCTACCGAAAATAGCATACAGCCAAATCTTTTGCGAAACTGGAAAAAGGAATTTCTTGATAAAGCCTCTGTTGTATTCGATGATTCCCGTGAGGAGAATATCAGAGAAAAGCTTGATGAGGAACGCAAAGAGAAAGAAGAATATGCGAAAAAGGTTGGCCAGCTCACCATGCAGGTGGACTGGTTGAAAAAAATCTACAGAACTCCTTGGACCTGA
- a CDS encoding 3-oxoacyl-ACP synthase III family protein, with protein MKAYITKITYSLPETVEINEINRLTKKTGIYRRHICNSREIASDLAIKAANKLFDKGIDKTKIDFIILCTQSPDYILPTTACILQDKLGLNKNSGAFDFNLGCSGFVYGLGIAKGLIESGQAGYILLITAETYSKYINSRDNAVKPLFGDGATACLIESRKEEESGILGNVFGTDGSGAGKLIVPVGAMQERFGVPEKETTDKYGNIRTNYNLYMDGAAISQFALEVVPKTMKTILKKMNLSKTEIDYFVFHQANKFILEFLQQKCELLNCHFWNDASEYGNTVSSSIPIALTDLVQKEPVEKLEKVMLIGFGVGLSWAGCIVNLKLLRN; from the coding sequence TTGAAAGCATATATTACAAAAATAACATATTCATTACCTGAAACAGTAGAAATTAATGAAATAAACCGTTTGACCAAAAAAACGGGAATATATAGAAGGCATATTTGTAATAGTAGGGAAATAGCATCTGACTTAGCCATAAAAGCGGCAAATAAATTATTCGACAAAGGAATAGATAAAACTAAAATTGATTTCATAATTCTTTGTACACAATCACCTGATTATATCTTACCAACTACAGCTTGTATTTTGCAGGATAAGCTTGGATTAAATAAAAACAGCGGTGCTTTTGATTTTAACTTAGGTTGTTCAGGCTTTGTCTATGGATTAGGAATAGCAAAAGGTCTTATTGAATCAGGACAAGCAGGATATATTTTATTAATAACAGCAGAAACATATAGTAAATATATAAATTCACGAGATAATGCAGTGAAACCGCTTTTTGGCGATGGGGCAACAGCTTGTTTAATTGAAAGCAGAAAAGAAGAAGAGTCTGGGATATTAGGAAACGTTTTTGGGACAGATGGGAGTGGTGCAGGAAAGCTAATTGTTCCAGTAGGTGCAATGCAAGAACGCTTTGGAGTTCCTGAAAAAGAAACCACAGATAAATATGGAAACATACGGACAAATTATAATTTGTATATGGATGGGGCAGCTATTAGTCAGTTTGCCTTAGAAGTTGTTCCCAAAACCATGAAAACCATTTTAAAAAAGATGAATTTAAGTAAAACTGAAATAGATTATTTTGTATTCCACCAGGCCAATAAATTTATTTTGGAGTTTTTGCAGCAAAAATGCGAATTATTAAACTGTCATTTTTGGAATGATGCTAGTGAATATGGAAATACTGTATCTAGTTCAATACCAATAGCATTAACTGATTTAGTACAAAAAGAACCAGTAGAAAAATTAGAAAAAGTTATGCTTATAGGCTTCGGAGTAGGTTTATCCTGGGCTGGTTGTATTGTTAATTTAAAATTATTAAGGAATTAA
- a CDS encoding SDR family NAD(P)-dependent oxidoreductase: MDSVEFNFTGNHYIVTGASSGMGRQVTLELVKAGAVILAVARKKENLLSLKEEAPEQIHIATVDVCDNIALENKIREFVDKYGKLNGSVHAAGISEITPLRAYNKDIAHKIMQTSFWAGIDLIQLVTKSKYSEKGTSNVIFSSVCALSSEKGMFAYTAAKAAINSSIKSIAKEICGKGHRLNSIVPGWVKTPMTERAENLTNTKDLFDRYLLGTGEVKDISGTVLFLLSNRAKWITGSNIVVDGGYLA; encoded by the coding sequence ATGGATTCAGTGGAGTTTAACTTTACAGGAAATCACTATATAGTGACAGGCGCATCATCTGGAATGGGGCGTCAGGTTACACTAGAATTAGTAAAAGCTGGTGCAGTTATATTAGCTGTTGCAAGAAAAAAAGAAAACCTGTTAAGCTTAAAAGAAGAAGCGCCTGAACAAATTCATATTGCAACAGTGGATGTCTGTGATAATATAGCATTAGAAAATAAGATAAGAGAATTTGTCGATAAATATGGTAAATTAAATGGGAGCGTACATGCAGCAGGAATAAGCGAAATTACTCCATTACGCGCATATAATAAAGATATAGCTCATAAGATTATGCAGACAAGTTTTTGGGCTGGAATAGACCTAATTCAACTTGTTACAAAAAGTAAATATTCAGAAAAAGGGACGTCAAATGTTATTTTTTCATCAGTATGTGCACTTTCTAGTGAAAAAGGAATGTTTGCCTATACTGCAGCAAAAGCAGCAATAAATAGTAGTATAAAATCTATTGCCAAGGAAATTTGTGGTAAAGGGCACAGACTTAATAGCATAGTACCAGGATGGGTAAAAACACCAATGACCGAAAGAGCTGAGAATTTAACAAATACAAAAGATCTTTTTGATAGATATTTATTAGGAACAGGAGAAGTAAAAGATATTAGTGGCACAGTACTTTTTCTTTTAAGTAACAGAGCAAAATGGATTACGGGAAGTAATATTGTAGTCGATGGAGGATATTTAGCGTAA
- a CDS encoding N-acetyltransferase, translated as MEKSIYIEGKYAILDEISPKYFKYVIKWRNDKVLNKFLNQPFDLTLESELEWYKKYVKDDTQGFMIMIDKESNIPFGTIGWTDLDKIHKKCILGRLILGNPLFKGTMAFLESFILIGDYLYKKVDNMYIHVGIRNKKALHINKTMGFIYNISECQYPHELLVNGNKQRELYRTKDMYNKTKKDLEILF; from the coding sequence ATGGAAAAAAGTATATACATCGAAGGGAAATATGCTATTTTAGATGAAATTTCCCCCAAATATTTTAAATATGTAATTAAATGGCGTAATGATAAAGTTTTGAATAAATTTTTAAATCAGCCTTTTGATCTTACATTAGAAAGTGAATTAGAATGGTATAAAAAATATGTTAAAGATGATACCCAGGGATTTATGATTATGATAGACAAGGAAAGTAATATTCCCTTTGGGACAATCGGCTGGACGGATTTGGACAAAATACATAAAAAATGTATATTGGGAAGACTTATCTTAGGCAATCCATTATTTAAAGGAACAATGGCTTTTTTGGAAAGTTTTATATTAATAGGAGATTATTTATATAAAAAAGTTGATAATATGTATATTCATGTTGGGATAAGAAATAAAAAAGCACTACACATAAATAAAACAATGGGCTTTATTTATAATATATCTGAGTGTCAATATCCGCATGAATTACTGGTAAATGGGAATAAACAAAGGGAACTTTATCGTACAAAAGATATGTATAATAAAACTAAAAAAGACTTAGAAATATTATTTTAA